In Ailuropoda melanoleuca isolate Jingjing chromosome 11, ASM200744v2, whole genome shotgun sequence, a genomic segment contains:
- the VAMP3 gene encoding vesicle-associated membrane protein 3 translates to MSTGAPAGPSAASGSSRRLQQTQNQVDEVVDIMRVNVDKVLERDQKLSELDDRADALQAGASQFETSAAKLKRKYWWKNCKMWAIGIVVVVIIIIIIIVWNVSP, encoded by the exons AT GTCTACAGGTGCACCTGCAGGTCCCAGTGCTGCCTCGGGCAGCAGCCGAAGACTTCAGCAGACGCAAAATCAAGTAGATGAG GTGGTGGACATCATGAGAGTCAATGTGGATAAGGTGTTGGAAAGAGATCAGAAGCTCTCGGAGTTAGACGATCGTGCAGACGCACTGCAGGCAGGAGCGTCCCAGTTTGAAACAAGTGCTGCCAAGTTGAAGAGAAAATATTGGTGGAAGAATTGCAAG ATGTGGGCGATAGGCATTGTcgtcgtcgtcatcatcatcatcatcatcatcg TGTGGAATGTTTCCCCGTGA